AGACGTAGTGAAGTTTCCTGAATTTTTAGGCTGCCAGTCCAACTTCCAATAATTTCCTGAGAGTATAAGTTGCCTGTCAGCAAGAAAAGAAAAATGTAAAAAACTGCTTTATTCATGATGATATGGCTCATTATTTATAATAGTCATTGCCCTGTAGAGCTGTTCAGTAAATATCATTCTAACCATTTGATGAGTGAAAGTCATTTCTGAGAGCGATATCTTTTCATTGGCTATATTGTAAACACTCTTGGAAAAGCCGTATGGACCGCCAATTATAAAAACCAATCGTTTAGGAACTGTGTACATTTTCTTTTCAATATAATTTGCAAAACCGGATGAATTGAATTTTTTTCCTTTGTCGTCCAGTAAAACAATGTAATCGGTTAGTTCCAGTGCTTTTATAAGTTTATCACCTTCAAGATTTTTCTGCTCAACTTCAGAAATACTTTTTCTGTTCTTTATATCAGGGATATAAATGTCTTCAAAAGGGATATAGTAATTCAACCTTTTAACATACTCATCAATAATTTCTTTAAAAAGTCTGTTATCAGTTTTTCCTATAGAAAGTAGAG
This portion of the Lascolabacillus massiliensis genome encodes:
- the rlmH gene encoding 23S rRNA (pseudouridine(1915)-N(3))-methyltransferase RlmH, translated to MKIALLSIGKTDNRLFKEIIDEYVKRLNYYIPFEDIYIPDIKNRKSISEVEQKNLEGDKLIKALELTDYIVLLDDKGKKFNSSGFANYIEKKMYTVPKRLVFIIGGPYGFSKSVYNIANEKISLSEMTFTHQMVRMIFTEQLYRAMTIINNEPYHHE